The following coding sequences lie in one Brevibacterium marinum genomic window:
- a CDS encoding DUF3618 domain-containing protein, with translation MTDNVYTSDVTVDSATPSQLAESIRLREERIADNIDELVGRVHPKVLATRAVNRAKSTVIEEESGSVKPEAIALGVGSVLGVAALIVGLSGRGKRG, from the coding sequence ATGACTGACAATGTCTACACCTCAGATGTGACCGTCGACTCAGCGACACCTTCACAGCTGGCAGAATCGATTCGACTGCGCGAAGAGCGCATCGCCGACAACATCGATGAACTCGTCGGTCGCGTCCACCCGAAGGTCCTTGCGACTCGTGCCGTCAACCGCGCGAAGTCGACCGTCATCGAGGAAGAGAGCGGCTCGGTCAAGCCCGAGGCGATCGCCCTAGGCGTCGGCTCCGTCCTCGGCGTGGCCGCGCTGATCGTCGGCCTCTCCGGCCGCGGCAAGCGTGGCTGA
- a CDS encoding putative hydro-lyase, with protein sequence MNRDRTGRSGTGAVARERIRAGAAEPTSGLAPGLVQANLIAVPADWAFDMLLFAQRNPKPCPIVDVLEPGQVESILAPGSDLRTDIPGYRVWNNGVLQEEITDATEVWRTHPDLVSFLIGCSFTFESGLVEAGIPIRHQEAGRNVPMYRTSTACRPAGRISGDLVVSMRPIPAHQVAEAVRITDRFPAVHGAPVHIGEPAQIGIDDLDSPDFGDAPVIADGDIPVFWACGVTPQAAVQASAPPFAITHSPGKMFITDEPEDTFRQ encoded by the coding sequence ATGAACCGTGACCGGACTGGGCGCTCAGGGACCGGCGCCGTCGCCCGCGAGCGCATCCGTGCCGGTGCCGCCGAGCCCACCTCGGGCCTGGCGCCCGGACTGGTCCAGGCGAACCTCATCGCCGTTCCCGCCGACTGGGCCTTCGACATGCTGCTGTTCGCACAGCGCAATCCGAAGCCATGTCCGATCGTCGATGTCCTCGAACCCGGTCAGGTCGAATCGATCCTGGCACCGGGCAGCGATCTGCGCACCGACATCCCGGGCTACCGGGTGTGGAACAACGGTGTTCTGCAGGAGGAGATCACCGATGCCACCGAGGTCTGGCGGACTCACCCCGACCTCGTGTCCTTCCTCATCGGCTGCAGCTTCACCTTCGAATCCGGACTCGTCGAGGCCGGGATTCCGATCCGCCACCAGGAGGCCGGTCGCAATGTGCCGATGTATCGCACATCGACGGCCTGCCGCCCGGCGGGCAGGATCAGTGGGGACCTGGTCGTCTCGATGCGTCCGATCCCCGCCCATCAAGTCGCCGAGGCGGTGCGCATCACCGACCGCTTCCCCGCCGTCCACGGCGCCCCGGTCCACATCGGCGAGCCTGCACAGATCGGCATCGACGACCTCGACTCCCCGGACTTCGGCGATGCCCCGGTCATCGCCGACGGCGACATCCCCGTGTTCTGGGCCTGTGGTGTCACCCCGCAGGCTGCCGTCCAGGCTTCGGCTCCCCCGTTCGCGATCACCCACTCACCGGGAAAGATGTTCATCACCGACGAACCGGAAGACACCTTTCGCCAATGA
- a CDS encoding ATP-binding cassette domain-containing protein, translating to MAHERRNSDEAERIRVRDGLDMAITDHTNIEITLERPTAITLPCLSPTGGQQIVDRIYLWTDDPKDFLTAMREHIGSGAESDTNKKAQAHAAHDEERRKRMAEYSNGPAIDVNGLVKRFGDATALDGIDLTVESGSVLGLLGPNGSGKTTTVHILATLTRADQGTARVCGYDVVREAHQVRQLIGLTGQYASVDKDLSGYQNLVMIGRLLGMPRSQAKSRASGLLEEAGLTDAATKPAKTYSGGMRRRLDLAASIMGEAAVVFLDEPTTGLDPARRGETWAMVRRLAAQGSTVLLTTQYLEEADHLASEIVLIDSGTVAARGTPDSLKRRVGSQTLDVRLSDPVQLKEAATRVESIIRTALVVDAQTGRLSAAVADGEVMPAIVRSLDEASIEVNELSLRLPSLDDVFLTLTGHRATTENDNKKEAA from the coding sequence GTGGCACATGAACGCCGCAACTCAGACGAAGCAGAACGTATTCGAGTTCGAGACGGCCTCGACATGGCAATCACCGATCACACCAATATCGAAATCACCCTCGAACGCCCGACAGCGATCACTCTCCCTTGTTTATCGCCCACAGGCGGCCAGCAGATCGTTGATCGCATCTACCTCTGGACAGACGACCCCAAGGACTTCCTCACCGCGATGCGGGAACACATCGGCTCAGGCGCAGAGAGCGACACCAACAAGAAAGCGCAAGCGCACGCCGCGCACGACGAAGAACGGAGAAAGCGCATGGCTGAGTACAGCAACGGCCCAGCAATCGATGTCAATGGCCTCGTCAAGAGATTCGGCGACGCTACCGCGCTCGACGGAATCGACCTCACCGTAGAGTCCGGATCAGTACTCGGACTACTCGGCCCGAACGGTTCAGGCAAAACCACGACCGTGCATATCCTCGCGACCCTGACGAGAGCCGATCAAGGAACCGCCCGTGTCTGTGGGTATGACGTTGTCCGCGAAGCCCATCAGGTACGGCAACTCATTGGGCTCACCGGCCAGTACGCCTCAGTAGACAAAGACCTCAGCGGTTATCAGAACCTCGTCATGATCGGCCGACTGCTTGGCATGCCCAGAAGCCAGGCAAAGAGCCGCGCGTCTGGCCTTCTCGAAGAGGCAGGCCTTACTGACGCGGCGACCAAACCGGCAAAGACCTATTCAGGCGGCATGCGTCGCCGACTCGACCTCGCCGCGAGCATCATGGGCGAAGCCGCTGTGGTTTTTCTTGACGAGCCGACCACTGGCCTTGATCCTGCTCGTAGGGGCGAGACCTGGGCGATGGTCCGCAGACTTGCCGCGCAAGGCTCCACAGTTCTGCTCACCACCCAATACCTCGAAGAAGCCGATCACCTCGCCAGCGAGATTGTCCTCATCGACTCCGGCACAGTCGCCGCACGCGGCACCCCCGACAGCCTCAAACGACGCGTAGGCAGCCAAACCCTCGACGTACGCCTGAGCGACCCTGTCCAGCTCAAAGAGGCGGCAACACGTGTCGAGAGCATCATTCGCACCGCTCTCGTTGTGGACGCTCAGACCGGCAGGCTCAGCGCAGCTGTCGCTGATGGCGAGGTTATGCCCGCCATCGTGCGAAGCCTCGATGAGGCATCGATTGAGGTCAACGAGCTTTCTTTGCGCCTCCCGAGCCTCGATGACGTGTTTCTCACTCTCACCGGACATCGCGCCACCACAGAGAACGACAACAAGAAGGAGGCGGCATGA
- the bcp gene encoding thioredoxin-dependent thiol peroxidase, producing MPRMSVGDTAPDFTLVDQDNKSVSLSDFRGQRVVVYFYPAAMTPGCTTEACDFRDSLSALSAAGLVVLGISPDKPEKLKKFIEKEGLNFELLSDEDKTMMEEWGAFGEKKNYGKVVQGVIRSTVVVDAEGKVELAQYNVKATGHVARVRKALGIDAA from the coding sequence ATGCCCCGTATGTCAGTCGGCGACACCGCCCCGGATTTCACCTTGGTCGATCAGGACAACAAGTCCGTGAGCCTCAGCGACTTCAGGGGTCAGCGGGTCGTCGTCTACTTCTACCCGGCCGCGATGACCCCGGGCTGCACGACCGAAGCCTGCGACTTCCGTGACTCGCTCTCGGCGCTCTCTGCCGCCGGACTCGTCGTTCTCGGCATCTCCCCCGACAAGCCGGAGAAGCTGAAGAAGTTCATCGAGAAGGAGGGCCTGAACTTCGAGCTGCTCTCCGACGAGGACAAGACCATGATGGAAGAATGGGGTGCCTTCGGAGAGAAGAAGAACTACGGCAAGGTCGTCCAGGGAGTCATCCGTTCGACCGTCGTCGTCGATGCTGAAGGCAAAGTCGAACTCGCCCAGTACAACGTCAAGGCCACCGGTCATGTTGCCCGCGTCCGGAAGGCGCTGGGCATCGACGCCGCCTGA
- a CDS encoding NRAMP family divalent metal transporter, whose protein sequence is MSQPQDQDTKPPGKVSRSAILGAIFLMATSAIGPGFITQTATFTAQMGAAFAFAIFVSILIDIAIQLNVWRMITSSGKRAAQLASSAVPGTGILLSVLIVIGGLAFNIGNIAGGGLGLNALLGVDPKLGGLVTGVLAIGIFLFKRAGRVVDTVVMVLGLGMIILTVIVAVVSEPPVGEAIRQSFLPDTVNFATVTTIVGGSVGGYITYSGAHRYLDSGKTGPENTPSVMRSALSGILVTGVMRYILLLAILGVVASGVAIDLSGEVANPAGQAFAAVLGDAGMRIFGAIFWAAALSSVIGAAYTSATFLSAFSTRLEKGWPLQLATVAFIAVSLIVYLSIGTAPATLLVFVGGFNGLILPIGLTIFMYIGWFRPRLLRTDSYPKWLLIIGTAATLVMWYTAVQSIGPIFAMIGIGG, encoded by the coding sequence ATGTCACAGCCGCAAGACCAAGACACGAAACCACCGGGGAAAGTCAGTCGCAGCGCGATCCTCGGCGCCATCTTCCTCATGGCCACCTCGGCGATCGGCCCCGGATTCATCACGCAGACGGCGACGTTCACCGCGCAGATGGGCGCGGCCTTCGCCTTCGCCATCTTCGTCTCGATCCTCATCGACATCGCCATCCAGCTCAACGTCTGGCGCATGATCACGTCCTCGGGCAAGCGCGCGGCCCAGCTGGCCTCCAGCGCAGTTCCGGGGACGGGCATCCTCCTGTCCGTCCTCATCGTCATCGGCGGCCTCGCCTTCAACATCGGCAACATCGCCGGCGGCGGACTGGGACTCAACGCCCTCCTCGGCGTCGACCCGAAGCTCGGCGGACTGGTCACCGGTGTGCTGGCCATCGGCATCTTCCTGTTCAAACGCGCGGGCAGGGTCGTCGACACCGTCGTCATGGTCCTCGGCCTCGGCATGATCATCCTCACCGTCATCGTCGCGGTCGTCTCCGAGCCACCGGTCGGCGAGGCGATCCGACAGAGCTTCCTTCCCGATACGGTCAACTTCGCCACCGTGACGACCATCGTCGGAGGCAGCGTGGGCGGCTACATCACCTACTCGGGCGCTCACCGCTACCTCGACTCGGGCAAGACCGGACCGGAGAACACGCCCTCCGTCATGCGCTCGGCACTCTCGGGCATCCTCGTCACCGGCGTCATGCGCTACATCCTGTTGCTGGCCATCCTCGGCGTCGTCGCCTCGGGGGTTGCCATTGACCTCAGCGGTGAGGTCGCCAACCCAGCCGGACAGGCCTTCGCTGCCGTCCTCGGCGACGCCGGCATGCGCATCTTCGGTGCCATCTTCTGGGCCGCGGCACTGAGCTCGGTGATCGGTGCGGCCTACACCTCGGCGACGTTCCTCTCCGCGTTCTCCACCCGCCTCGAGAAGGGGTGGCCGCTGCAGCTGGCCACGGTCGCCTTCATCGCCGTGTCGCTCATCGTCTACCTGAGCATCGGCACAGCTCCAGCGACCCTGCTCGTCTTCGTCGGCGGATTCAACGGCCTGATCCTGCCCATCGGCCTGACCATCTTCATGTACATCGGGTGGTTCCGACCGCGCCTGCTGCGCACTGACTCGTACCCCAAGTGGTTGCTGATCATCGGCACCGCGGCAACACTGGTGATGTGGTACACGGCCGTTCAGTCGATCGGCCCAATCTTCGCAATGATCGGAATCGGAGGATGA
- a CDS encoding MarR family winged helix-turn-helix transcriptional regulator has product MESSLLNKLLAITSLFQQDMARAFEGTPLTESRVAVLWTLSTSGPSTQQVLSSALSVTPKNISGLVDVLEKHGYARRVPHPSDRRAVLVELTDAGEAMMTRMQEEHASLEAELLDAIPPERRAEFENGIDAIIARLTELMSAAQSDSGSGT; this is encoded by the coding sequence ATGGAATCTTCGCTGCTCAACAAGCTCCTTGCGATCACCAGTTTGTTCCAGCAGGACATGGCTCGTGCCTTTGAAGGCACACCACTTACAGAGTCGAGGGTGGCCGTCCTGTGGACGCTCTCGACGAGCGGGCCGTCCACGCAACAGGTGCTCTCGAGCGCTCTTTCGGTTACACCCAAGAACATCTCCGGTCTCGTGGACGTCCTGGAAAAGCACGGCTACGCCCGCCGGGTTCCCCACCCATCTGACCGTCGGGCAGTACTGGTTGAGCTCACAGATGCGGGCGAAGCGATGATGACCCGGATGCAGGAGGAACACGCCTCACTTGAAGCGGAATTGCTTGATGCCATTCCTCCCGAACGTCGAGCCGAGTTCGAGAACGGCATCGACGCGATCATTGCGCGGCTCACTGAATTGATGAGCGCAGCACAGTCGGATAGTGGGAGTGGCACATGA
- a CDS encoding acetyl/propionyl/methylcrotonyl-CoA carboxylase subunit alpha: MSRILIANRGEIAVRIIRACSHYGHTSVAVYADQDIEAMHTQLADEAFALPGTTAAETYLSIDAIISAAKDSGADAVHPGYGFLSENADFAKAVEDAGLNWIGPTADTITALGDKVTARQLAQKVGAPLAPGIDRPLEDANEVEAFAAEHGLPIIIKAAHGGGGRGMKIVHDLDEVSGAFESAIREAEEAFGRSECFVEKYLERPRHVEVQIVGDGQGRVVAVGDRDCSAQRRNQKLVEEAPAPGLSAEQRERLHRSAEAICAEVDYRGAGTVEFLLAADSTMTFLEVNTRLQVEHPVTEAVSGVDLVAEQFRIAFGQGLSLDSTPEPNGHAIELRINAEDPGRGFLPTPGRIDTLNAPGGPGVRWDAGVRAGDTVQPAFDSLFAKLIVHGPDRAAAIARTVTAAKELVVEGPATVLPCSLDILTDPAFTAEKLGIHTQWIESELLPRMEAQDRPAPVGDADMQRMTIEIDGRLTTLGLPSSLFATLGSAGAGGYASGDNVSGSSGTDGNASGAVTAPVPGNLVDYLVEDGAEVAEGDDIAVLSAMKMETRVQASTSGTLTRVAKVGDTLSVGEVVARVG, translated from the coding sequence ATGTCGAGAATCCTCATCGCCAATCGCGGCGAAATCGCTGTCCGCATCATCCGCGCCTGCTCCCATTACGGGCACACGTCTGTAGCCGTCTACGCCGATCAGGACATCGAGGCCATGCACACTCAGCTCGCCGACGAAGCATTCGCGCTGCCCGGCACGACTGCGGCCGAGACCTATCTCAGTATCGATGCGATCATCTCAGCGGCCAAGGACTCCGGTGCCGATGCCGTCCACCCCGGCTACGGATTCCTGTCCGAGAACGCCGACTTCGCCAAAGCCGTCGAGGACGCGGGACTCAACTGGATCGGACCCACGGCAGACACCATCACGGCGCTCGGTGACAAGGTCACCGCCCGCCAACTGGCGCAGAAGGTCGGTGCTCCCTTGGCACCGGGCATCGACCGGCCGCTGGAGGACGCGAACGAGGTCGAGGCCTTCGCCGCAGAGCACGGGCTGCCGATCATCATCAAGGCCGCCCACGGCGGCGGCGGTCGCGGCATGAAGATCGTCCACGACCTCGACGAGGTCTCCGGCGCCTTCGAGTCCGCGATCCGTGAGGCCGAGGAAGCATTCGGTCGGTCCGAGTGCTTCGTCGAGAAGTACCTCGAGCGTCCGCGCCACGTGGAGGTCCAGATCGTCGGCGACGGTCAGGGCCGGGTCGTGGCCGTCGGCGACCGGGACTGCTCGGCCCAGCGCCGCAATCAGAAACTCGTCGAGGAGGCTCCCGCCCCGGGGTTGTCCGCCGAGCAGCGCGAACGTCTCCACCGTTCGGCCGAGGCCATCTGCGCCGAGGTGGACTACCGGGGCGCGGGAACCGTCGAGTTCCTGCTCGCCGCCGACTCCACGATGACGTTCCTCGAGGTCAACACCCGACTGCAGGTCGAGCACCCTGTCACCGAGGCGGTGTCCGGGGTCGATCTCGTCGCCGAGCAGTTCCGCATCGCCTTCGGCCAGGGACTGTCACTGGATTCGACCCCGGAGCCGAACGGGCATGCCATCGAGCTGCGCATCAACGCCGAAGATCCCGGCCGCGGCTTCCTGCCGACACCCGGCCGCATCGACACCCTCAATGCCCCGGGCGGGCCCGGCGTGCGCTGGGATGCCGGAGTCCGCGCCGGTGACACCGTGCAGCCGGCCTTCGACTCGCTCTTCGCGAAGCTCATCGTCCACGGACCGGATCGTGCCGCGGCGATCGCCCGAACCGTGACGGCGGCGAAGGAACTGGTGGTCGAAGGCCCGGCCACCGTGCTGCCCTGCTCCCTCGACATCCTGACCGACCCGGCGTTCACCGCCGAGAAGCTGGGCATCCACACACAGTGGATCGAGTCGGAGCTGCTGCCCCGTATGGAGGCTCAGGACCGGCCGGCCCCGGTTGGCGATGCCGACATGCAGCGGATGACGATCGAGATCGACGGACGGCTGACGACCCTCGGCCTGCCGAGTTCTCTGTTCGCGACGCTTGGGTCCGCTGGGGCCGGTGGGTACGCGTCGGGAGACAACGTTTCCGGATCGTCTGGGACTGACGGCAATGCATCCGGTGCGGTCACGGCTCCCGTGCCCGGCAACCTCGTCGACTATCTGGTCGAAGACGGCGCCGAGGTGGCCGAGGGTGACGACATCGCCGTACTCTCGGCGATGAAGATGGAGACCCGGGTGCAGGCTTCCACCTCCGGGACGCTGACCCGGGTCGCCAAGGTCGGCGACACCCTGTCCGTCGGTGAGGTCGTGGCTCGCGTGGGATGA
- a CDS encoding LamB/YcsF family protein yields MTSTIDLNSDLGENVPDRIVSDDSAMLGLVSSANVSCGFHAGSPEGIRSTLEAAKKGGVVIGAHPGYDDYEGFGRRPLDVPAATLQAQVEYQIGALLGLTAAVGGSVAYVKPHGGLYNAIVRDEAQAKVVVDAVKAVDESLVFLGLAGSVANRVAAEAGLTVAAEAFADRSYNPDGSLVSRTEPNAVLHDPEAVAARVLRLVQTGQVEAIDGSLVDVDAQSICFHGDSQGSIDMARAARELLESSDVDIAAFAGSSR; encoded by the coding sequence ATGACATCGACCATCGACCTCAACTCGGACCTCGGGGAAAACGTTCCCGACCGCATCGTCAGCGACGATTCGGCCATGCTGGGCCTGGTCTCCAGCGCCAACGTCTCATGCGGGTTCCACGCGGGCAGTCCTGAAGGGATCCGATCGACTCTGGAGGCTGCGAAGAAGGGCGGCGTCGTCATCGGCGCCCACCCCGGCTACGACGACTACGAGGGCTTCGGCCGTCGCCCCTTGGACGTGCCCGCCGCGACCCTGCAGGCGCAGGTCGAATACCAGATCGGTGCGCTGCTGGGTCTGACGGCCGCGGTCGGCGGATCGGTCGCCTACGTCAAGCCCCACGGCGGCCTGTACAACGCTATCGTTCGCGACGAGGCTCAGGCGAAGGTCGTCGTCGATGCGGTCAAGGCCGTCGATGAGAGCCTCGTGTTCCTCGGCCTGGCCGGCAGCGTGGCCAATCGTGTCGCCGCCGAGGCGGGCCTGACCGTGGCGGCCGAAGCCTTCGCCGACCGCTCCTACAACCCCGACGGCTCCCTGGTCTCACGCACCGAACCCAATGCGGTGCTGCATGACCCCGAGGCCGTGGCCGCGCGCGTCCTCAGACTCGTCCAGACCGGGCAGGTCGAAGCCATCGACGGCAGCCTCGTCGACGTCGACGCCCAATCGATCTGCTTCCATGGTGACTCCCAGGGGTCGATCGACATGGCCCGCGCCGCCCGCGAGCTCCTCGAATCCTCGGATGTCGACATCGCGGCATTCGCCGGATCCAGCCGATGA
- a CDS encoding urea amidolyase family protein — MTSAAPANSGLSFHTASRRHLLVECTDLSATMHLHHALESAALPGIVELIPAARTVLINFDPARTSATVLEKSIRGLSHTASESDDAREVTIDVHYDGEDLAEVAELLSVSPAEVIARHRAATWQVAFAGFAPGFGYLAGDDPLFDVPRRSSPRTRVPVGAVALAGEFTGVYPRSSPGGWQLIGRTDAQLWDLERDPPALFVPGTIVTFREAERESVTAETSASGDGDSTAVPNAAHAVEVLRPGLQLLVQDLGRPGFASMGVSNAGTADRFALTSANRIVGNAEAAAGLESFGGGTLLAITGTGVAAVTGAHGTITVTSADGTIHRPRLGQPFALEDGDELELGTAERGIRRYVAFRGGVEAESALESRSSDTLAHLGPAALEPGTTVGIGDGRAAPHLVDPGPHASQERHLPLPGETLTMTVTLGPREDWFTVAGVKTLLSQEWTVTHESDRVGLRLEGEVPLERSRTGELPSEGAVTGALQVPPNGQPVLFGPDHPLTGGYPIIASVDDTDLAAQLAPGVKLRFTTSEESAPDAAAADDGSDDHTHRSPENES, encoded by the coding sequence ATGACCTCAGCTGCCCCTGCGAACTCCGGCCTGTCCTTCCACACGGCCTCTCGCCGCCACCTGCTCGTCGAATGCACCGACCTGAGCGCGACGATGCACCTGCACCACGCCCTCGAGTCGGCCGCGCTGCCGGGCATCGTCGAACTCATCCCGGCAGCACGAACCGTGCTCATCAACTTCGACCCGGCCAGAACCTCGGCGACGGTGCTTGAGAAGTCGATCCGCGGTCTCTCCCACACTGCGTCCGAATCCGACGACGCTCGTGAAGTCACGATCGACGTCCACTACGACGGTGAGGACCTCGCCGAGGTGGCCGAGCTGCTCTCGGTCTCCCCCGCCGAGGTGATCGCCCGCCACCGGGCCGCGACCTGGCAGGTCGCGTTCGCCGGGTTCGCCCCCGGCTTCGGCTACCTGGCCGGTGACGATCCGCTCTTCGACGTGCCCCGGCGCTCATCGCCGCGAACCCGTGTGCCCGTGGGTGCCGTGGCACTGGCCGGAGAATTCACCGGCGTCTATCCCCGGTCCTCCCCCGGCGGCTGGCAGCTCATCGGGCGCACCGACGCACAACTGTGGGACCTCGAGCGGGACCCGCCGGCACTGTTCGTGCCCGGAACGATCGTGACATTCCGGGAAGCCGAGCGAGAGTCCGTGACGGCGGAGACCTCGGCTTCGGGCGACGGAGACTCAACGGCAGTGCCAAATGCTGCGCACGCCGTCGAGGTTCTCCGGCCCGGCCTGCAGCTGCTCGTCCAGGACCTCGGGCGCCCCGGCTTCGCCTCGATGGGAGTCTCGAACGCCGGGACCGCCGACCGCTTCGCATTGACATCGGCGAACCGGATCGTCGGCAATGCCGAAGCCGCGGCCGGCCTCGAAAGCTTCGGCGGCGGCACGCTCCTGGCCATCACGGGCACAGGCGTGGCCGCGGTGACCGGGGCACACGGGACGATCACAGTGACCTCCGCAGACGGAACGATCCACCGCCCCCGCCTCGGCCAGCCCTTCGCCCTGGAGGACGGAGACGAACTCGAACTCGGGACCGCCGAGCGCGGCATCCGCCGCTACGTGGCATTCCGCGGCGGCGTCGAAGCCGAGTCCGCACTGGAGAGCCGGTCGAGCGACACTCTCGCCCACCTGGGTCCGGCTGCGTTGGAGCCCGGGACGACGGTGGGCATCGGCGACGGACGAGCAGCCCCCCACCTCGTCGATCCCGGACCGCACGCGTCACAGGAGAGACACCTCCCGCTGCCGGGCGAGACACTGACGATGACGGTGACCCTGGGGCCACGGGAGGACTGGTTCACCGTCGCGGGGGTGAAGACTCTGCTCAGCCAGGAGTGGACGGTCACGCACGAATCCGACAGGGTCGGTCTCCGGCTCGAAGGCGAAGTCCCTCTCGAGCGCTCCCGCACCGGCGAGCTGCCCAGCGAAGGCGCGGTCACCGGGGCGCTGCAGGTCCCGCCGAACGGCCAACCCGTACTGTTCGGGCCCGACCATCCGCTGACCGGCGGCTATCCCATCATCGCCAGCGTCGACGACACAGACCTCGCCGCTCAACTGGCGCCCGGCGTGAAGCTGCGCTTCACCACGTCGGAGGAATCTGCTCCAGACGCTGCCGCCGCGGACGACGGCAGCGACGACCACACGCACCGCTCACCGGAGAACGAAAGCTGA
- a CDS encoding GntR family transcriptional regulator: MNHESSLVNQLTDRLIAGELRPGARLSEAALAKEFDVSRNTLREAFRVLGEQGLVNHIPHRGVSVASPNTSDVIDIYRVRRHIECSVLANAPLNHPAAEQMRRAVETAHTAAAADDWLQVGTLNMAFHNAVVSLSDSSRLMRSFGNVLAELRLAFLKVEVLDFLHAPFVDRNQEVLDTYLGDSPGAAAAKLGAYLGDSERQVLGAYARAGED, encoded by the coding sequence GTGAATCACGAATCGTCCCTGGTCAATCAGCTCACCGACCGTCTCATCGCCGGTGAGCTTCGTCCCGGTGCCCGTTTGTCGGAAGCCGCGCTGGCGAAGGAGTTCGACGTCTCTCGGAACACGCTGCGTGAGGCGTTCCGCGTGTTGGGGGAGCAGGGGCTGGTCAACCACATCCCGCACCGCGGGGTGTCGGTGGCGTCGCCGAATACCTCTGATGTCATCGACATCTATCGGGTGCGCCGCCACATCGAATGCTCGGTGCTGGCGAACGCTCCGCTGAACCATCCGGCTGCCGAGCAGATGCGCAGGGCGGTCGAGACCGCGCACACCGCCGCAGCTGCCGATGACTGGCTGCAGGTGGGGACGCTGAACATGGCCTTCCACAATGCCGTGGTCTCCCTCTCCGACAGTTCACGACTGATGCGGTCGTTCGGCAATGTCCTCGCCGAGCTCCGGCTGGCCTTCCTCAAGGTCGAGGTCCTCGACTTCCTCCACGCCCCGTTCGTCGACCGCAATCAGGAGGTTCTCGACACCTACCTCGGCGACAGCCCCGGGGCCGCGGCTGCGAAACTCGGCGCCTACCTCGGCGACTCCGAGCGTCAGGTCCTCGGCGCGTACGCCCGCGCCGGCGAGGACTGA